In Halovivax gelatinilyticus, the following are encoded in one genomic region:
- a CDS encoding AbrB/MazE/SpoVT family DNA-binding domain-containing protein: protein MVAVDAKGRIVLPKRVREQLGLTPGSEVEIHEADGRVIVEPEDDPQRIIDDL from the coding sequence ATGGTCGCCGTCGATGCGAAGGGGCGAATCGTTCTACCGAAACGAGTTCGAGAACAACTCGGACTCACGCCGGGGAGCGAAGTCGAGATACACGAGGCGGATGGGCGAGTAATCGTCGAACCGGAAGACGACCCTCAACGCATCATCGACGACCTATAA
- a CDS encoding DUF2087 domain-containing protein, with protein MDLQYDRDADEYAAACLERGRLPRNDALKQIVLARVIDRFDVGETYEKSAVNDVLSVDFDDHVLVRRELLNFGYVSYDNTENTYTVVKTELSESDYRNNTRLERHAKDLGLLE; from the coding sequence ATGGACCTCCAGTACGATCGGGACGCCGACGAATACGCCGCAGCGTGTCTCGAACGCGGTCGCCTGCCGAGAAACGACGCGCTGAAACAGATCGTGTTAGCGCGCGTCATCGATCGGTTCGACGTCGGTGAGACCTACGAGAAGTCGGCCGTGAACGACGTCCTATCGGTAGATTTCGACGATCACGTGCTCGTCCGTCGGGAATTACTCAACTTCGGGTACGTCAGCTACGACAACACCGAGAACACGTACACGGTGGTAAAGACGGAACTGTCCGAATCGGACTACCGGAACAATACGCGACTCGAACGCCACGCGAAGGACCTCGGATTGCTCGAGTAG
- a CDS encoding aldehyde ferredoxin oxidoreductase C-terminal domain-containing protein, with translation MLHATGPLCSVDVGDRTSRRIEIDDVLRRTVGGRALATALAHDRIPFDADPFGPENRAYLSTGPLQQSQMSFTGRMNMTGLSPLSDGLASTNAGGYLSRNFVATGISACEFVGESDELLAIHVTDEGVSFEEVPELEGATVPECSDYVADEHGLGPEHCIAIGPAGENLVRFASVMTFDSRAFGRGGLGAVLGSKNIKVVTFDGDADPDVTVPDVQREIHREAATSDDRMKRQGTTGGTEFINDNFSLPTRYFQEYEFEDAASIGGNAVEEKKYEKGACSACAYACKLPTRDEETGLETEGPEFETVYSFGSLQGVGDIVDVMKGNDLCDRLGMDTISAGVTVAAYLASEDEFGNADLAHEITEKIAYREGIGDDLAEGVARVHDQLGVDDYTVKGVEFAAHDGRVLHGQGLSYAVANRGGDHMYAGMLSLEYSGQLDPEGTLGKAEQLVARENYAAFRDSGVVCSFGSDYVTDERLEVLFDADYDDLMAVGAATVGRERHFNNKRGIDAEDDELPYELPDLEEAIQEYYDARGLNDDGTVPSETIETVAPTAD, from the coding sequence ATGCTTCACGCAACAGGGCCACTGTGCTCGGTCGACGTCGGCGACCGGACGAGTCGCCGGATCGAGATCGACGACGTCCTCCGTCGCACCGTCGGCGGGCGGGCGCTGGCGACCGCACTCGCACACGATCGCATTCCGTTCGACGCCGATCCGTTCGGGCCGGAAAACCGCGCCTACCTCTCGACGGGGCCGCTCCAGCAGTCGCAGATGTCGTTTACGGGCCGGATGAACATGACCGGCCTCTCGCCGCTGTCCGACGGACTCGCGTCGACGAACGCCGGCGGCTACCTCTCGCGCAACTTCGTCGCGACGGGAATCAGCGCCTGTGAGTTCGTCGGCGAGAGCGACGAACTCCTGGCTATTCACGTCACCGACGAGGGCGTGTCCTTCGAGGAAGTTCCCGAACTAGAAGGCGCGACCGTTCCGGAGTGTTCCGACTACGTCGCCGACGAACACGGCCTCGGCCCCGAACACTGCATCGCGATCGGGCCGGCCGGCGAGAACCTCGTCCGCTTTGCGAGCGTGATGACGTTCGACTCGCGGGCCTTCGGCCGGGGCGGACTCGGCGCCGTCCTCGGTTCGAAGAACATCAAGGTCGTCACCTTCGACGGTGACGCCGATCCGGACGTCACCGTCCCGGACGTCCAGCGCGAGATCCACCGGGAAGCAGCCACGTCGGACGATCGGATGAAACGCCAGGGGACGACCGGCGGGACGGAGTTCATCAACGACAACTTCTCGCTCCCGACGCGATACTTTCAGGAGTACGAGTTCGAGGACGCGGCCAGCATCGGTGGCAACGCCGTCGAAGAAAAGAAGTACGAGAAGGGCGCCTGTTCGGCCTGCGCCTACGCCTGTAAGCTCCCGACTCGCGACGAGGAGACCGGGCTCGAAACGGAGGGCCCGGAGTTCGAGACGGTCTACTCGTTCGGCTCGCTCCAGGGCGTCGGCGACATCGTCGACGTCATGAAAGGCAACGACCTGTGCGACAGACTCGGGATGGACACCATCTCGGCGGGCGTGACCGTCGCCGCCTATCTCGCGAGCGAAGACGAGTTCGGCAACGCGGACCTCGCCCACGAGATCACCGAGAAGATCGCCTACAGAGAGGGGATCGGCGACGACCTGGCCGAAGGCGTCGCACGCGTCCACGATCAGCTCGGCGTGGACGATTACACCGTCAAAGGCGTCGAGTTCGCCGCTCACGACGGGCGCGTTCTCCACGGGCAAGGGCTCTCCTACGCGGTGGCGAACCGCGGCGGCGACCACATGTACGCCGGGATGTTGAGCCTCGAGTACAGCGGCCAGCTCGACCCGGAGGGGACACTGGGGAAAGCCGAACAGCTCGTCGCCCGGGAGAACTACGCCGCGTTCCGGGACTCGGGCGTCGTCTGTTCGTTCGGGAGCGACTACGTCACCGACGAACGACTCGAGGTCCTGTTCGACGCCGACTACGACGACCTTATGGCCGTCGGCGCGGCCACCGTCGGTCGCGAACGACACTTCAACAACAAGCGAGGAATCGACGCCGAGGATGACGAACTGCCCTACGAGCTTCCCGACCTCGAAGAAGCGATTCAAGAGTACTACGACGCCCGCGGGTTGAACGACGACGGAACGGTCCCGTCCGAAACGATCGAGACGGTTGCGCCGACTGCGGACTGA
- a CDS encoding S9 family peptidase, whose protein sequence is MTNTLATENAIEELARLPTLAHPTAAPDGSAVACYYDVSGRNEVHVVDVETGERTQWSDGDVPRSARWFLVWDADGERIFYHRDEGGDEQNDVYALSSDGSTEPVVELDGQVVIQGVGDDGRTLLVGSNRDGQMNLFRHDLVDDETTKLTDYELSVSSGNLSPDCDRIAYAANETDDLTNRDVYVAAVDGSNPRKLAIGETGAEAAPIEWSPDGDRLLVSDNTTDLGRVGVYDLESDEVTWYEDGQFEERAVTFLDDGSAVLANRTRDVRSVPIVYDLDSGTARELDLPDGVATLGMWGATTSALDDERIVVQHTTPTTRPEVLVYDLADDEYEVLVEAEYGPFDPSDFVDAEYVTFTSDGVPDTRAAAVEHDPADELDIDALFYDAGERPSPLLVTPHGGPRARDSKRFSLYTQVLASQGFSVLQVNYRGSSGRGREFVERLIDDWGGSEQGDVATGVEHVLETREWIDENRVAVFGGSYGGYSAYWQLVQYPDLYDAGIAWIGVTELEDMHENTFDHYRTGLIEKYLGTPQENPTLYEERSPVTHVENLDAPLLMAHGVNDNRVPVSQARIFRDALLEAGYVEGEDGDFEYEELSDEGHASSDQEQKLRTFRLLADFLDRRL, encoded by the coding sequence ATGACCAACACGCTTGCGACCGAGAACGCGATCGAGGAACTCGCGAGACTGCCGACGCTCGCGCATCCGACAGCCGCTCCCGACGGGAGCGCCGTCGCGTGTTACTACGACGTAAGCGGTCGGAACGAGGTCCACGTCGTCGACGTGGAAACCGGCGAGCGTACGCAGTGGTCGGACGGCGACGTCCCGCGGAGTGCTCGCTGGTTTCTCGTCTGGGACGCCGACGGGGAGCGTATTTTCTACCACCGTGACGAGGGCGGCGACGAGCAAAACGACGTGTACGCGCTGTCGTCGGACGGTTCGACGGAACCGGTCGTCGAACTCGACGGGCAGGTCGTCATTCAGGGCGTCGGGGATGACGGGCGTACCCTCCTCGTCGGCTCGAACCGCGACGGCCAGATGAACCTCTTCCGACACGACCTCGTCGACGACGAGACGACGAAGCTCACCGACTACGAGTTGAGCGTCTCGAGCGGGAATCTGTCTCCCGACTGCGACCGGATCGCCTACGCGGCCAACGAGACGGACGATCTGACGAATCGAGACGTCTACGTCGCTGCCGTAGACGGTTCGAATCCACGGAAACTCGCCATCGGTGAGACGGGCGCCGAAGCCGCACCGATCGAGTGGAGCCCGGACGGGGACCGACTCCTCGTCAGCGACAACACGACCGACCTCGGACGCGTCGGCGTCTACGACCTCGAATCGGACGAGGTTACCTGGTACGAGGACGGACAGTTCGAAGAGCGAGCGGTCACGTTCCTCGACGACGGCTCGGCGGTACTCGCGAACCGAACGCGGGACGTTCGTTCCGTTCCGATCGTCTACGATCTGGACTCCGGAACGGCACGCGAACTCGACCTCCCGGACGGCGTCGCCACGCTCGGCATGTGGGGTGCGACGACCAGCGCGCTCGACGACGAGCGAATCGTGGTCCAGCACACCACGCCGACGACGCGGCCGGAGGTACTGGTATACGATCTGGCCGACGATGAGTACGAGGTCCTCGTCGAGGCCGAGTACGGCCCGTTCGATCCGTCTGATTTCGTCGATGCCGAGTACGTAACGTTCACCTCGGACGGGGTACCCGATACCCGAGCCGCGGCCGTCGAGCACGATCCCGCCGACGAACTCGATATCGACGCGTTGTTCTACGACGCGGGCGAACGGCCATCGCCGCTTCTCGTAACCCCTCACGGTGGACCGCGAGCGCGCGATTCCAAGCGGTTTAGCCTTTACACGCAGGTACTGGCCTCGCAGGGATTCTCGGTCCTGCAGGTGAACTACCGGGGGTCGTCCGGCCGAGGGCGCGAGTTCGTCGAGCGGCTCATCGACGACTGGGGCGGTTCCGAACAGGGAGACGTCGCGACGGGCGTCGAACACGTCCTCGAAACGCGCGAGTGGATCGACGAAAACCGCGTCGCCGTCTTCGGCGGCTCCTACGGCGGCTACTCCGCATACTGGCAGCTCGTCCAGTATCCCGACCTGTACGACGCCGGTATCGCCTGGATCGGCGTCACCGAACTCGAAGACATGCACGAGAACACCTTCGACCACTACCGGACCGGCCTCATTGAGAAGTACCTCGGAACGCCCCAGGAGAATCCGACGCTCTACGAGGAGCGCAGTCCAGTCACACACGTCGAGAATCTCGACGCGCCGCTGTTGATGGCCCACGGCGTTAACGACAACCGAGTGCCAGTGTCCCAGGCGCGTATCTTCCGCGACGCGCTCCTCGAGGCGGGCTACGTCGAAGGCGAGGACGGAGACTTCGAGTACGAGGAACTAAGCGACGAGGGTCACGCCTCCTCGGATCAGGAACAGAAGCTTCGGACGTTCCGACTGCTCGCGGACTTCCTCGACCGGCGCCTCTGA